The Drosophila sulfurigaster albostrigata strain 15112-1811.04 chromosome 3, ASM2355843v2, whole genome shotgun sequence genomic sequence ACTCTGTTATatctttactttaattatatttattttaataaagtaatacatattttatttactttaaataaaatacgattaaaaaatAAGATTTCTCATTAAtacacattttaataaaaataattgctgaCTAATAATAGATATTAGACAATCTTATCTGCTATAGTGCGTAAGATCGATCATCACTCCTCCAAATGCCAACTAATTGGCAGATGAACTCACTGACTAGtgagcaaaaatattttgactaCCGTTGGAGtacctcttcctcttcctcttcctcttacTCTTTATATTTCTCTCCATCTCTGTCGCACGCTGTAGCAGAGCGAGCGCCTTTTCGAATTCGATGTCAATGCCATTGTTGAATTTTCAAAGcagttttgttattgctgttgtatttCCGAACTGTAACTAATAATGATTGCAGCAATCACCAGCTGAGCCCATGGTCAATTTTGACTAATTAACGAATAAGCAATGGGATCTCGTTAGTATggtaataaatttttatataacaattcGCATACTACAAATAACAGcccataaacataaatttgaaaaaaaccGTAGCTGCAATTGCGTCATGTTCTAAACTGCCAAGCAGCAAACatcaaaagcaacagcaattgcaataaagcagatgaacaacaacaatgtctaCTGTTTGGTGAAGCAATAACGGCAGTTGTgactactgttgttgttgttgtatatcgAAAGAAGCTTTTGCCGGCCAGCAGCTACGATCGTTTACTTACAGCGTACGCAGCCAATTATggtataaaaaccaaaacaaatccGAAACTGAGAAAGCGTCAAAGAGTAAATAAGCTGCGAACCTCTGACCGGAGAGAGACTTAACAGCCGCATCGAGCTTAGGCAGTAACTGCAGCAGTGACTGCGACgctgactgcgactgcggcagcgaTGGCgactgcagctgttgttgtttttggttgatgttggtgtttgtgtgcttttgCATACAGTTAAGTTttcacgtgtgtgtgtgtgtgttggtgtgtgtgttggtgtgtgtgtctgtgtgtcacTGTGGCTTAGCTAGTTTTCAGAGATCTCAGAttgtacgtatgtgtgtgtgtgtgtgtgtgtcgataCGATGCTTAGTAGTATTCACTtagctgtttttgttttctattcgATTCGTTTCGAGCAGCGTGCGAGGCTCTTTTTCCTAATTTGAAGccgagttcagttcagttggtGTTTAGCATTCAATGTGCGCGTACGATTAAAAAACTCGACACCGCAGCATCCTGCAAACCAAAGTGTTAAATATCAGTTGGAttcaaaaaaacatatttattccTTACAATATTCTGCAAAGAAGTGAATTTGaataatacgaaaaaaaaggTGCGCTGAGCGACGATCAGTTAAGATCATTCGatgatttttattgtattaatttatgcGTTCGTTTTTATGAATGACTGTGGCTGATTAACAaacgaattcaattcaaaagctATTCACACGTTTAGCTCGTTTTCAAatctgtggctgctgctgttgcctagTGAAGTTTGGGCATATTTTAAGAGGCCACAAATcagcatttttattgcttacATCCTTGACATGCTTTGATACCCAAAATGCTCAGTATCGATCGACTAAATTCCAGGTTATAGATTTGTTTGTGTACTATACATTAATATTATCACTTTTGTGTTACTCCTTCTTTCGTTGACATCTTTGAGTTGGCCAAAAAACTGGTTGCTCAACTTCTGgccaaaaaaaccaaatatgcaattaaacaACTCACTAGCGTGCTTGCTATCTAACATAgtgatatttttttatatttttggcaattgccGCAACTGCATTTAACTTGTCACTATTCCATTTACTCCAGCTCCAAGACCAACTTTGGCCACAattccaactccaacttccattgttgttggcttaaGTCGTGAGCATTTTGAACCGATCTATACTCTTTAATACCTTAAGTTGATCTACACTTATCATAAACATGTTCTGGGTGAAAGATGAAAggcatttaaaatgatttcgaACTTAGACTGAAGGTTAAACCCATTTGCTGTCATTATTAGATCGccataaatatgttatttgtatatttaatggGCTCCAAATGAAACGATCATAATTAAACATTCAACTTTTATAATGCTTCGTCAGCATTTTTTGATGACAGTAAATTCTTAATGCTTAATTCAAAACACCGTTCTAAAAGTTCAATCAGATCACTGAAGGCTAAGCCGACTTGACACTATTATGaatactacaaataattatcgcattaatttttaatttaatggcATCGAAAAGTCAAACTCATGCttaaattcttataaaattttaacagCTCTTTTAACTTTGGATTATATTATGAATACcagaattattttttgaataattttttaatttaattcctCATCAGTTCTTTCTTAAAGCAGTTGAGTAATTTAAATCAACTTACTGGCATCATAATGAATgctacaattaatttattgctaaataatatatcacaCTAATATAAACAACTTTTATGAAGCTTCAACGTCGTATTTATCAATGGAAAATTCTTAAAGCAGTTCTATTACTTATCATAAACTGATTGAGATCACTCGGAATACTacaattaatgaattaattgagTATTTTTCAGTTTAATGCGGAAAACTCGAGATAATCAAGTTATGAAAAGTACGTCAGCACTTTAACTCGTGGAAAAttctgttactgttgttgaaCTCTATTAcacttttataattaatattaagtataagAGTATAAAAGTAATCGCCTGTGACCAATTGGCATGCTGCATTTCTCAGTTTGTTTGACTTTATCTGGGAATCGTGCGGATGTGCATCAGACACTCCAACTCCCATTGGaaactcgttgttgttgttgttgttcaggTTGTAAACGggtagacacacacacatatatacatccaAAGATTACGACGAACCTCGTGGCTGTGTCTCTGACCCGGCAGACAAGCGCTCCGCTGTGCTGACTGCCAAAGTGTTTTGAATGACAGGCAAAACGTTTGCAAAAATAGTTTCGCCTCAAgaaaacaattgttgttgatgctgtggTAATAAAGTGATAGTAACGATATAATTTCAGTTAACGATCGTATAAAATGTGCTCTAAAATCGCCATAAAAGTCAATCAGGTCATACTACATACTATGTAGGGAATATGCAAGCAGCTTAAATTTATCAGCGAAAATGAATTGCACTTTCCCAAAATCGCGTTCGTTGCCTGAATCTTTAGTTTGCCCACTAATGATTGTGATCTTGGCACAGCATTTATCAATTCTTGCCGGTCAATGTTAAAGCTATTAACAACCAATTAATCGAGCGCCAGCTATTAAACGGTGTCGCAATCGAAGCGCCAGTTTATCGATCATTAaagactaaaaataaaattttgaatatcgCTAAAATTATGTCTAATACTGGAACACCTTTTACTGGCATTGTCCACAgctcaattataattatacacatttataatTACATACTTTAAATACTACAGTTCAGCATGTCAGTAGTTACTTTTTCCAACAAGGTTCGCCACGAGGACAAACTATGTAATTTAGTCTTGTTCGCACCCAATTTGGGTGATGTGGAATTGGATTTGCTCGACTGCGCTTACAAGCTCACTATCATGGCACACATGGTGACCATAAGCAGCGAACCAAGTAGCAAGTGCCAAGAGGCAAGTGTTTGATGTCGCAATCTGCGCTGACCAAGCGGCTTAATTGGCCCACATGTGCCACTCTGCGGATACGCAATATACGATTTTGGTGTCATTTTTGTTGACTTTCGAGTctcgctttttttgtttttgcgatTTACTGCTCTGCGCTTGGCTGGTTTGTGTTTTAGTTGATGTTGCTGGTCATGAAGCGTGGTGGCAAATAGTGACAGATCTTGGACACAAGAGCTTAGCATTGaggacagcaacaactaaaaccTGTTGATCGCGCAGCCAAgatcaaattcaattatagtGCACTTGATTAACGCCATTTATGACAAGCGACGAGGGCATGTTTTGTGAAGCGATAACTTCTTTTTCCTTACAATACAGTGAAGTATATTGTTGAATGCCATGATCTATTGCAGCACAGCGGCTGACGAAAGATGACAGCGAAAccgaattttgattttgagaaACAGGGCGTCTTGACCATCGGCCATGTGGATGAGAACGAAGTGGATCGCATAGCGGCCAGCTTCAAGGGACGTTCGCTGTTCATCACAGGCGGAACGGGATTTCTGGGCAAGGTGCTCGTCGAGAAGCTGCTGCGGTAAGTAAAAGTGCTTGCTGGGGAACTGGATCTCGGCAATGCAACATGAATGAATGCAACATTGTAAAGCTGCTTGATTTGCATTGCGTGCCTTGCCGCATTCTTCTGCGGCATTTAGGCAGCAGGAGGTGGGCGAGTGGTGGCTTAAAAGCGAGCCAGTTGGCCTCTCGCCTGCTGACTGGTTGGGTGGTtgattgctttgctttaaGTTTCGTATACGTTGCGTTGGCCAACAGCTGGCGGCACACGTGACCTCAATAATTCAACATAAATTGTGATTATGCCTTTATTAATTCATGCAGCTCGTGTGGCGAACTAAAGCGTATTTATCTGCTCATACGTCCCAAGAAGGGCAAGGATCCGCAGGAGCGCATTAAGGACATATTTCAGAATGTGGTAAGCAAACGCTGCTAAaggaaattatgaaatattctCTCCTCACACAACGATTAACATTAACAATCTGTTGCTTGCAGTTGTTCGACCAGGTGAAAAAGCTGCGTGGCGAACAGCAAATACTGCAACAAGTGGTGGCCATAGCGGGGGATGTGCTGCTCCCAGGTCTGGGCATCTCAGAGCAGGATCTCGAGACGCTGCGCAACGAGGTGTCCATTGTGTACCATTGTGCGGCCACAGTGCGGTAAGTAAAGCTAATTATCTTTACTCCTAGTATTCCTAATTCTATTCTATGTTTCCCCCGTCTGCAGCTTCGATGAACCTCTTCGCAATGCCGTCTTCATGAATACCCGCGGCACCAAGTATATGCTCGATTTGGCCCTCACTCTAAAGCACTTGGAGTTCTTTGCCTACTGCTCCACCGCCTATTGTCATCTGCATGTGAAGACGTTGTATGAGAAGCCCTATGATCCACCAGCAAATCCTCATCAGGTCATTCAGGCCTGCGAGTGGCTAACGGACGAAGAAGTGTCGCTTATTGAACGCAAGGTTCTGGGCGATATTCCCAATACTTATGCCTATACCAAGTCCTTGGCAGAGGCTTTGGTGGTGGAGAAGTTCAATGAGCTGCCGGCTGTTATACTCCGTCCATCGATTGTCATTCCCATTTGGAAGGAACCCATTCCCGGCTGGACGGATAACATCAATGGACCCACTGGGCTGCTCATTGGTGCCGGCAAAGGTGTCATTCGCACCATGTACTGCAATTCCTCGGGTTATGGTGACTTTCTGCCAGTGGACATTGCTGTCAATGGTATTCTGGTGGCCAGTTGGCGTAACATTACTGCGGGCACGGATAGCACAAATCGTGTGGCGCACATGACATCGTCGAATGACATTAAGGTCTCCTGGGCTGAGATTATCGAACTGGGTCGTTGGGTTATTGAGCACAAGGTGCCGCTAAATGGCGTCGCCTGGTATCCGGGTGGTTCCATGAAGTCCAACTATATCGTTCACTACATCTGTATGGTGCTCTTCCAATGGATGCCAGCCTTGTTTGTCGACGCTCTACTGATTCTTCTACGTTATCCACCTGTGTAAGTTGCCTCTCCCACATAGCTAAGGTTGAATATGATATGAAGTTTTTCCATTTCAGTCTTTGTCGTGTCCAGAATCGTATTTACAAGGGTTTCGAAGTCTTTGAGTACTATGCCAATAATGTCTGGAGTTTTGACAATTCGGAAGCTGTAAAATTACGAAAACTCATGAATAATAAGGAACGAAAAACCTATGTGATTGAGAAGATTGATTTGGATCTGATCGATTACTTCACAAATAGTGTTTTATGCGCGCGTCGTTTAATTCTGAAGGAGTCGGATGAATCCATTCCGGCTGCCAAGCGCCACATGAAAGTGtaagtaatttaattgatgATATGATAATTTCtcaataaataataccaataaAATCTTCTTCGTTTCGTTATAGCATGTGGGTCGTGGACAAGGTGTACAAGGGCATTTGGCTATTTGGAATTTTATACATGCTATACAGATGCTTTTTCGCAAGCTAAActaatgcataaatttaagtttagttAAGTGCTTAAAACCAAAAGTTGCCCCAGCCGCTCGTCATGCCGTGCAAGATACATTTGATTATGTCTaagtcttttaaatttttcatggTGCTGATTAGCTGTTAAAATACGGTATAACctagttttaatttttgtaaattcatcaaataaaacaattattacaCCCAGTCCTAATTTGTATCTTTGTTAGAATTTATTCCTAAAAGAAGTGTTACATATTTGTAGGTCACTAGGTTGAGgactgataaaaaaaaaaagacatttACATGAAGCAAAATTAGTGTTCTAgatgaaacatttttttttactcaatTTCACATAAACTATAAACTGTTTAAAATTACGCGCCCTTTTCTAGGCATTtcagaaatataccaacttacCATGTAAAGTGAAACCATGCATCAGTTAtcatgatttatttttgaactatggtatatttcgctAAATACACCTAACGGTCATACTCCagtacaaaaagaaaatatttgttatggaaaaatgtataagttcgtctaaaaaataaaatgtacaataaaaaattatttaaaatagaaaatgatattaataaaataatcaaaatagcATAATAAAGCacacatttcaaaaatacCGATGATCCGATAGTGTAATTAATGTTTCTCCAGCTCAACTATTtcgtagtatattttgaaaaccaACTTGTGGTCACACTTTTTCTTCAGCCCAAACCATTCTGGTGTTCGCAGTTttcataaaaaccaaaaactcaAATTAACAAGATGTTGGGCCGCAGCAGTGTTATTGCACGTAACTTCTCCCAATCCATGGTCCGCTATAGCGGCCACGGTGGTGTTCCCGGTGAGGTAAGCAAGGCGGATGTAATAATTCTGGCGCAGTGTTTGCATGCGGTTACATAATTTGTGAATTTGCACCTAGCCAATAATCCTGATGGAAAATCAATGATATCATAACTTTTCTATTACCAAATTACAGAACTTGCCCTTCAGCCTGCAGAACAAGTATAGGATCACCGCTCTGTTCACCATCGGCTGTGTTTTGGGCTTTGGCTCTCCCTTCTTGATCGTCAGACATCAGCTGTTGAAGAAGTAAAGTGTCAGTAGCGACGTCGCAGCCCCGACAGCCGCAGTTCTCAACAACAATGTAAGGTTAGTTTCGTCAAGATAATAGACGGGTGATAGTTTGATATATAATGTATCCTTTCTTGCAGATTTCGACGTTTGTTAGAGGCAGGCATGTCGTCAATTGTGTTACACATTAACATTAAGTCAACAGTTTAaacgtaataaataaaaattacccAGAAACTATAGACCGAAAGTGCAATGTTTTCCCATTTAAATAAGTAGGCAATGAACAAGACTTCACTATTTTATAAACTGAGCTATGTATCGTGTTTAAATCAGTCGGAAGGGGAAGTTTGTCTGGACTGGCTcgtattaaaattttaaataagtttaaaaaatGCTTGAGATGCGCAACATATTTTCGCCGCTGGTTCGCCGCATGTCCGGTTATCCAGGCGGCGTTCCGGGCTTAGTGAGTATTTTAAGGAAATTCTATAAACCTTTATACGTAATTCATATTGCTATAGAACATGCCTTTTCGCCGTGGCATGGAAAGTCCATTGCGCTTCA encodes the following:
- the LOC133842618 gene encoding cytochrome c oxidase subunit 7C, mitochondrial: MLEMRNIFSPLVRRMSGYPGGVPGLNMPFRRGMESPLRFTFFWLVLGTIGFGAPFLVIRHQMLRNVSDPPPEEKDT
- the LOC133842619 gene encoding cytochrome c oxidase subunit 7C, mitochondrial, translated to MLGRSSVIARNFSQSMVRYSGHGGVPGENLPFSLQNKYRITALFTIGCVLGFGSPFLIVRHQLLKK
- the LOC133843280 gene encoding putative fatty acyl-CoA reductase CG5065, which encodes MTAKPNFDFEKQGVLTIGHVDENEVDRIAASFKGRSLFITGGTGFLGKVLVEKLLRSCGELKRIYLLIRPKKGKDPQERIKDIFQNVLFDQVKKLRGEQQILQQVVAIAGDVLLPGLGISEQDLETLRNEVSIVYHCAATVRFDEPLRNAVFMNTRGTKYMLDLALTLKHLEFFAYCSTAYCHLHVKTLYEKPYDPPANPHQVIQACEWLTDEEVSLIERKVLGDIPNTYAYTKSLAEALVVEKFNELPAVILRPSIVIPIWKEPIPGWTDNINGPTGLLIGAGKGVIRTMYCNSSGYGDFLPVDIAVNGILVASWRNITAGTDSTNRVAHMTSSNDIKVSWAEIIELGRWVIEHKVPLNGVAWYPGGSMKSNYIVHYICMVLFQWMPALFVDALLILLRYPPVLCRVQNRIYKGFEVFEYYANNVWSFDNSEAVKLRKLMNNKERKTYVIEKIDLDLIDYFTNSVLCARRLILKESDESIPAAKRHMKVMWVVDKVYKGIWLFGILYMLYRCFFAS